DNA sequence from the Cyprinus carpio isolate SPL01 chromosome B13, ASM1834038v1, whole genome shotgun sequence genome:
taaaatatgaccGTCCATGTTTACATGTCACCATTGTGAGGTATTATTATCCCTGAACACCAGAACTTACAAGAACACATTTCAGTGCATTTCACTGTATTCTGTCAGCATACAGCTGTgattttgcatacatttccatgcAGCAGTAAAAGAAAAAGGGGCTTGTTTAAATCTAAAGGTCAGAAGGAGGCTGCAAAAAGAAAATATGAGTACTTTTGGAACAAAAACTGTTTGTCATTCTTCTGTTTTGGAGTGTTTACAAATGCCTTTCAGAATTTTCATTGATTTTACGTTGTAATAGATGTAACACAATCTAGAGCAGGGTCTTCAGGGTAACTTGATAATGGCAGGCAGGAAGCGTGCAGGAGTCTGCAGGAAGTacagctctccaggagcagggggCTGGCGACCTCTGATCTAGATATTTGAATGGGACTGGGACCTTTGAAACTGGTATTGAAATGCCATGCACTTTGAAACTGATGGTTTGGCTTTTTGGAAACTGAACAGGACAAACCAACTGATGAGTCACAGTCCATGTGCACCTTAAAGTTCAGAGTCCTTTCTTGCCTAATTTGCACTCTCCACGCTATCTGCATTGCCTGGCTTTCCAAATATAATTAACACTAAATTCAGGATAAGCTCACAGATATGTTAGCTACAAGTTATCTTTAATCACAGCCATCAGTTGCCTCATCAATGGCAGTCTCTTTAGAGAAAGAAACCTCTAGGCTACAAATGCCCATCTCTtctctgttaaagggatagttctgtcATTTGCTTGCCCTCATGTCAGTTCAAACGCATCTGAccttttgtttgtctttaaaaTGCACATAATGCAGAGATATTTCTATGTAAACACCAAACTGTGACAAGATGCTccaaaagttcataaagacattgtaaaagaaaTCCTTATGAATCAATCAAGCAGTTGAAGACACACTCTTCTGAAGAGTCACTTTACATGGGCAGAACACAAAtggacagaatttacattttgggtgaaccgtGCCTTTAAATGATTGTCCTGGTTATATATTAAGATTAATGTTCCTCCAGTAGTAGGCAATCACTCAGGATTTGGTTTTAGAATCAGGTTCAATTCATCAATATTTGAAGCATACATTAATTCATATCATGTAAGTTAATAATGAACGAGCATAtactaaaaacaaatactaatatgtttataaattaacatCAACGAATGCTTAAATATGTAGTTCATGACACTTAAAGCAAGCATTAACTATCCATTTTCCAAAGTGCCTGTCCTACTGTTTGTAGGGTCGTGGGATGCTGGAGCAGTCTGTGAGTTATTTGGTGTAAAGAGAAATTAGCCGAGTGCACTTCAGGACTTCAGAGAGACAAAATCAACCCTCTGACCCTGAGGAGCTCCATCAGGCCAAAGCAATTACGGCTATATTGAGACAGTCGAGCACCTTCTGAATACCTTGTCACCTGTAACACAAGGTCAGGCATTAATGAGAACCTTATTTGAGGTTTCATATAATTTTGTATAGAGGACAGGTGTGTAGCTTTCATTCtgcatttgctaaaaaaaacttGAGGGCTTTATTCAAAATGAGACAATGAACAATGACAGATTAGAGGCTGATGGGAGATTTTCCAGGAGCTCTGCACAGTGTTGAGAGAAAGGTGAGAGCGAGATCATGcaagaaatgaaaatgtgaaaaattaagcACTTTTGTCCAGTTTTCTGTACGAGTCGGCAGTAAAATATGTCCACGCATCAGCCGTACACCTGCAAGCCTCTGCAGTTGTTCATAATATTGCGCTCCGCTTCAGTTATCatgagagatttttattttatacagttacTTAAATCTATCTTCACAATGTATGCGCATGTGTGCGCAAGAGAATTTCTATCCATTTAATGACCTGTTTTGTTGAAATTGCAAGACTTGTGGTAGATATGAAGCATTAAACAAATCAGTAATGTTCTGAACTATATGAATTCATGACTTACATTAATAGTTGTAATTCTGTTActgtgaattctttttttttctgttttgtgaattaaaaatatatttttcttgtagttttattagtttgcattattttaatataaatattttttttcccgttACTgtgaactaaaaatattttattcttgtgGTTTTAttagtttgcattattttaaatataaatatctgctTCTGTTACtgtgaattaaactttttttttttgtagttttattagtttgcattttttatatattttttcctgttactgtaaattaaaaatattttattcttgtaGTTTTAtcagtttgcattatttttaatataatttttttttctgttactgtGAATTAAACTTTTTTCCTTGTCGTTTTATTAGTTTGCAtttttgatataaatatttttttcctgttactgtgaattaaaaatattttattcttgtagttttattattttgcattatttttatataaataatttttttctgttactgtgaattaaactttttttcttgtagttttattagtttgcattttttatataaatatatttttctgttactgtgaattaaacttttttcttgtagtttttttagtttgcattttttatataaatattttttctttgttactgtgaattaaaaattgtattcttGTAGTTTTATTAGttggcattatttttatttttttctgttactgtGAATTAAACTTTTTcttgtagttttattaatttggattatttttaatatcaatatttttttctgttaatgtgaattaaaaatattttattgtagtatttttattagtttgcattatttttaatatcaatattttttttttctgttactgtgaattaaaaaaaaaaatcttgtagttttataatattgcattatttttagtaATGTGCTTTGAACATATTTCCTTCCTGACACttataaatgctaaaaatgaaatgtatcctTTTTTCCCGTGTTTGTGTCCATGAGAATATCACAAGTCTACTGACTGACTGAGACCTGGTGACAATACCATGGTACAGTGGTAGTATCAGGAACTGAGCTGGATAATGGCCATATTGAAATATCATGATATTTACATTGCACTTTTTTGTTAATGTGAACTGATCCTCAAGCTCCACAAGAATTAGTTCTAATTCCACTAATGTGTAATGAACGGTTAAAGCAGTTTTGTGGAGAAGGATGATTCATTCTGTTGTCTTTCTGTATCTGCAGCTGGTAATGTCAGTGTATCAAGGCGGATACAACTTCTTCTGCCAGAACACCCACAGTGGAGGAGAGGCCGACAACAGGGTAACACAACAAACTCCGCTTTACATTGTGTGATTTGGGAGTAATGTAAACTTCAGCTTTACTCTTACTAAAGACACAATATTCCCTATGGGTGGAATGCGTGAGTGTGCTGTTAAACTGGCTGCTCTGCTTCACACACTAGGTGGAAAATTCAGACAGGATTTCCTGAATAGTTCTGGAGCCTTTGACTCTGTTTTGTTTGCTAGGATTCTAAAATAGTTCTTTATGTACAAGCTAATTTATGTCAGCATGTAGCTGGGAAGCTCTTGGCGGCACAGTCACCTCATGATCCACTGCATGGAGATATGAAGGTTTATTTCAAGATTTAAGATGCATCCTCTCTGGGAACCCTATTACTGTATATTAGAAATCATAtatcatattagaaatgtaaGCATTATACCAAAATTGTGGACAATGTCTGACATTAGAAAATAGGAAAGGTTTGAATATATGGTGAATGGAAGCAGTGGTGAATTGggcagtaacatttatttaaacaacagaTTTTAAATGAGTGACACTTTAACAGActttttactgaaataatatactttgaattttatatatatttatatatattttactacatACTTCTATGATTTGAAGAaaactacaaatgcatattcagtacaCTAACattcacttctttttcacaaggataTTTCATGATGTTATTCTATAATGCATAGCTTATACATTTTAGCAgtattatatttgttgtttagTGCATAGTTAGAGACCAAAAACTGTGTAAGTGGAAATCAGAAGTGGACTGAGAATCATTGCAGCCCTAATGATTTCATGACTTTTCATGTAACTGATGTTGCATGTTTGGGAAATGACatcttgtgtcattttttttctcttttaatctcTCCTCAGATGATGAATGTACTTTGGTGGTATTACTTCTCCAAACTCATTGAGTTTATGGACACTTTCTTCTTCATTCTGAGGAAGAACAACCACCAGATCACCTTCCTGCACGTCTACCATCACGCCACAATGCTCAACATCTGGTGGTTCGTCATGAACTGGGTGCCGTGTGGCCACTGTAAGCTCCTCGCAGGGAAACTGCCCTGGTTTCACAGTCGCTTATCATGCATTTTATATGCTGCATTATTCAGatgcataaaaacaaagcaaacagaaCAGGGAAAAATGCTTGTCCAGGTGGTCTTTAAATAACTGTTTGCATAATGCAGGGTGATATTTAAAGGAGTTTGTTGAGTCGATCTCTGGCATTACCAGATCCATTTACTTCTTGGAATAGATTGTGGTTAGCGATTTATTGATTGAGGTGCATAATGCTGACTATTTATGAAAATTACAACCATAATCAATCTGTGagattgtacattttaaaatatatgaagtcATAGTGAACCTAATGTGATGCTTCAGTGACTGATTTGATTTGCGATTGATTGACTAAAGCTGATATTACTGCTCTGTTCATCAGCCTACTTCGGCGCCACGTTTAACAGCTTCATCCATGTGCTGATGTACTCGTACTACGGCCTCTCCGCTGTCCCAGCCCTCAGACCGTATCTGTGGTGGAAAAAGTACATCACTCAAGGGCAGCTGGCAAGTACACGCTTTCACTCCAGACTTCTATAAGGACACTTACACAGTGCTTTGTTGTAATGAAATATGTGTTCACTGctatattcaatttaaaaatgtctaatttggtaaggctgggttttgacacaaatttcaccattcgattcgattcacatTCACAAGCTTGCAATTCGATTCGAATAGTGATTCGATTGGATTCAATAtagattattttggatatatatcatgtacagtacatgccaaattttctcaaggaaaaaaatatCTCTCAATGCTGTTAAATAAACAGGAgagtcagttggtactacattactgtagtagcctattaaagattaaaataaacggattcaaatgaaaaaaaaaactagcttctctattctttttctattctatctgttcctgttgtttttatttattatataatttaaaaaaaaccttgctacatgtactgcgttaagctaactgagacttgtcatagcacttgcgtatcattgctcttttgttagtctTGATTGCTTACATTGACCTTACTTGTAAGTCGcgtttgataaaagcatctgctaaatgactaaatgtagatGTAATGTAAATTACACTCAATTAAGTTTATCATTATAAAGTAACAATTACacaataatatttctaatattaaatgCTCACTGTCATAAAAACTTGacggatttattcaaacaaattaaacattgacAAATTCTAgtgaatatgttatatggtgcatatatttagaaaaaaaaatctagctaactaatgagtttatggtcatgaatatgtctttttttttacatgacattgtttacaagctgttccACTGAGGTCTTTGCACGgttaaaattcaattcaagtttatttgtacaaCGCTTTTAATGATACCAATCGCTGCAAAGCAGcataacagaaaatattaagtttCTACATTGTATTTAGGAGTAGGTTATTAGCGGTGACtacggcagaaatgtacagtaagaatcgtgcagttagttacaaattacacacaatcaaacaaatggtgaacactattaactgcAATGATTATAAACTTTGCGACTGCAATTAAACGTTGCGTTAGTTGCGCttaagcaaaatttggtagttttataTGTTGTTCAGGTTTAGCTTCATCTGAGGTCATCTGGGGGGTTGAcatcatcatctcttctcagatcTTCGTAAGGGtcggatccagactgaagcttgtgtaattcatAGTTTCCTCGTAATGCAAGTACTGTCGCAGAAACAGAGAAGCATATAGAGACtaaattagcgtagctgctgttccgaccaagcaaaaaaaaaaacggttaaaacactgattgagcgaatACTGTACTCCGTAATACTGTTGTCTCCTTTGTTTTAACACCTTcagatgtttatttcatgctgaatCTGGTATTAAAGCAGAAGTTATGATCAGTTCATGTGCACTTCCCACAAGTTGAGCACACCATTAAACAGcaccaaaacggcatttattgtttgaatactgtaatacaatggacagaatttgaaatctgagactttgtttcatatcaaaagtagaagttttttttttttttttttttacccagccatGCTAGTTGGTTTGGATGTCTAAAAAACAGGACATAAGTTTCAGCTTGTTCACCAGAGTCAATGTCTTTTGCTCATAGGTAATTTCCAATTAGGGGAGCTTTTCTGTTCCTCTAGTATGCTTTTCAAGACAAAATGCTTGGAAAATATACATTCTGATGGTTACATTTGCCAGCATTTAGACGTCAACTGACCACAAGCAAACTTGTGTTAGCTTATTTAACCTAACTGAAGAGTCACTCCTGTTCAAGAATGATCACTGATGGCTGTTTCCGGTTGCAGGTCCAGTTTGTCCTGACCATGTTCCAGACATCTTGTGCTGTGGTTTGGCCATGTGGTTTCCCAATGGGCTGGCTGTATTTCCAGATCACCTATATGATCACTCTCATCTTACTCTTCACAAACTTCTACATAAAGGTAAACAAGCATCAAGAATGTCATTGTACCAAAGTATGGCTTGAAAAATTGCTCAAAATGTTCCCGTTCTTTGCTCCACAGACCTATAAGAGACACGCGGGATCTCGGAAGACCGATTACTCGAACGGATCAATAAATGGTCACACTAATGGGGTGGCATCCAATGAGAAGGTGAAATACAGGAAACCGCGCGCAGATTGACGACACTTCGTCCGCTTACAGTCCCGTTATTAATATCAGTCTATCCACTTACCACGCTACATCTATTTCATCTTTAAGAGACTCCTGACATTTTTGCACACTGCAGCCACACTTTCATATTGAACCCAGAAATGAAGAAAAGAGAGCTTTGGTTAGTGTACTTGagtatttgttgtttttcatatgaaatttttCTTGAAATACAAAGATGGCTAACATTAATGCTGTACTAATTTGCACTGTTGCACACTACGCTTGTTTGTAGACATAAAGAAGAATTTATTAGAAGAATTTGACAAGTATACAGGAGAATGTCACACTTATGAGCTGAATTAAACACAGTAGTAGCTTATACAGCGTTTATTTATAGCGCAGGCAGATAATCTTGCTGTCAATAGAAGACAGTATGTAAAAGTCAtaagagaaatacagaaaaaatagaaGCTATGTAGTTTTATGGACTAATCGAGCAagtgaattaatgaatgtttacaaaagaaaatggactgtttatttaataaaaattttaatagttaaaaataaaataaaataagggttTAGTATTCCCCCAAATAGCCCTGTGCATGCATTGATAAATtgtaaaagggggaaaaaacagacCATAAATATACAGTTGTTTGTTGTATATGAAACTGTTGGCACAGATTATACTCCACCACAGTATCTCCAGCCTGCAGATGTCAGTTTAATATCTCATCAGTTCTGTTCTGTGCACATGGCTAGCCCTTGCATGCATAAAAGAAGCAGTTAATAGCttcgtatttttttttatggtgtcaAATGTCACAACGAATCCagcacatcactttcacttttaacaaTGAACAATGGCTTACACTGTAATTACAAAGCACTTTAAGAACTGTGTAACACTTCCCCTTTCCTTCCTGAGACACTGAAAATGCTGCATGTCTGGCAGTGAAGGGTATGCGCACAGTTCTTTAGACCCAGAAAGAGTCACTTAAAACAAATTTTGCCCTTGTGTTTGAACAAACTTTTTTCTTAACCTAGTCtgctgttaaagtgtaatttacgCGTTAAACCATTAAGCAAAGAATACTCCTACTGTAACACTCAACAGTTCCAGTTCTTCATATGATATAACAATTAAGCCATTCTCTCAGTTAGTATTCTGTGTAGGATAAGTAACAATATCTTGCATTACTGTAACACCTCCCTGGTAAAAGATATAATGCTGTTAATTCATGCTTTCAGTGCAGAAATACAGACCTACCCATGCAATGTACCAGATAGCATTTGCTAATAGCACAATAGTTGATACAAGTAGGCCGTTATCATTAGACCcaataaagtgatttttatttggaaataaatCATGTGTCAGTCTTTATTTACTTGTTATTGTATATTGAGCTTTTATATATTGAAAGGTTTGTCTTATGACTTTAACTGAATTCTACTGTAATAAATCGAGTTTCCGCACGTTACATTTCCAGGACGTTTGCAGAATATGAAAAAAGAGCTAAGCAACTACAAACACTTATTCAGACTTAATCATAATCATATAATAACATAAAGAGAAGGTTTATCAGTGGATTTGAAAGAGAATATTATCATAGCTTTATATTCTCTTTAATATTATCACAGTTCCAATTCCCCTTGAACTAAATCCCCTTCAGTCCCCAAATCTCTGAGCATGTTATAGTTGGATTATATCTGTCCTCTTTTTTAAATTCTAGACCTGATTTCTGAAGGGTGCTTGGTTCAAAGACGTTCAAACTGCAGGGTCCAGTCGAGAAAACACAAACTGAACAAACtgaaaattatgttaaaaacacccTTCTCTTCCCTTATAATTACTGAATAGAACAAAATCAACAAGAAAAACTGTTGAGAAGACGGGCTGAAATGGTGACAACATTTGAAACCACAAAGACCAATATTTCTTCCTCTGATGTCAATTTGACTTTGGGTATTATGCAACACAATTTACACCCGCAAAAGAAAAGAGAGCAAAACACAATATAGCTCATTTATTTGGGCGTTCCAGTTGTCAGTAGGCATATTCCCTCActgaaattcacaaaaacaaagtgaACATTCAGCACAGTCGACTTGAAACTTACAGacaatctttttatatatatatatatatatatagtatctttATCTTTACAATATGAGCGAGAACGATCTTACactataatgaaaacaaaacataatgctttgagctgtaGTTAAGACTGTAGGAATCTAAAAACATCACAGCGTTCTTGTACATTCATAAGAAAGAGCCTGGGGCTGGAAGCAGTAGGGAGAGCAGATGGAGGTGGCAGTTAGGTGTAAACCTTGAGGGGTCAAGGGTCGAGTGACTGCATGCATCGCTTGGGTAGTCCTACAGTGGACGCTCTGAAAAGGCTGTGTAGCTCTTCACTCGTGCAAAAAACAGAGGCGTGTACATTTTGTCTACATCAAATGCAGTGACAACGGTCTCTCCGGTCGATCTGTAGGGAAGAGAagttaatatacattttagttcactgaaaaattgcattcataaaggtttggaatgacggtgagtaaaagttatttttggaattttAGAATAGACTAAATCCTTCAAGCATCAGTTTCTCCTTCTAGATGATTGTGTGAACAGACGGCAGGTGGAATCTCATTCGCACTCGTCACATGTGCAGGAGAGGGCAGATTGGTGAGATACCTGTAGGTGATTTGGCAGGAATGGTGGATCCACACCAGCTTGTTGAAGCGCTGCCGTCCCCCTGAGGACAGCTGCAGTCCTACATGGAAGGCGCGCTCTGCTTCGGGGGCTGGGTTCCGCCTGCAGAACCGGCTCCTCTGGTACTCTGCCACCTTCTGCTGAAAGATGACAACTGCTTCATTGCTTGTAAAACAGCAAAGAAATAGAAGAGCGCTGTTAAAGGAAAGGGCCAATAAACTTGCACAGGCAAACCCACCTCTTCTTTTCTCTTGGAGACAACAACGTAAACTTTGGTTTGATTGTCTGTATCCTGGGACAGCCGATAATGACCAAACATGATGGAATCCACCCTGTGGAAATTGAAGATCAAGAATGACTTAAAGATGGCAAAGGGCCTAGAAATGTGCTTTCATCCAAGTTCACGTGACACGTACCTGGAGTTCTTGCTGCGTAGCCTTGGGACGGTGACCAAAGGGTCCTCAGGTGTGGTCAACATCATCACCTGACCATCAGGGAAGAAGCGCAAGTACCTAAAAGATCAGGTCTCGtcatataaattgtaatatagaTCAGTGTGCTTAAGTGAAGAAATGAAtacaaatagatttttatttattttatagttcagttgtattacaatagtaataaaacTGTCTTATGGATAATAATTATCATACTTTACTATTGAACAAACACTATCAACAACTAAACGACGTTTGAGTTCACTTTAAAATCCCAGGTACAAGACTTTATTACTCTATTCAATTTGGTCACtcttaattttgatttcaaagtGCAACAGAttcatgcatttcattttaaaatctaaacattttcaTCCAGGGGGTGCATGACTCAGGACAATCCAGTCTAATAaaatcctgtgggaaacactggaaaTGCATACAGGGTTGTAAATACTGAccgaattttcttttttgagcgGAGTATCCTTTAAAGCCCTTAGCTCACCTGTAGTACTCCACCTGGTGCCAAGCCCTGTAGAAGCCATCGAGAGACTCTTCCCCCTGACGGATGTATGATGTTTTACTGATGTAAACACCTGCACAAACCACGGACCTTTAGTGAATACTGTCCATGCAGCACACGTCCAAGAAGACGTACACAAACGCACGTGTTTACCATCAAAGCGTACACGTGGCCTTTCCAAAAACATCTCTCTCCAGGATGAAAAGGGCAGCATTTTGGTGCAGTTCCGCCCCCACACCCTCAAACAGGCAGACCGCCAAATCTCAGGGTCCCTGAAACAAGACACCCACAAATACATCTTTAATGGAGAAAATCTGAGTGCTGTTCTTGAGCACAAGCCGCTATAATGCTAAGGGGGAGCTGGTTTACTCTGATGATGATCACCTCGCACAGATATAGAAACCCCTGCAGACCAGAGAAAGCTGCTCTAAGGCTCGAAGGTCCAGGTCACATGACACCACCCAGCGGAAGATATACATGAGCACCTCGAAGGGCAAAGCTGTGGACGTGAAAAAAGGTCTGTCAGGGCAACGGGTAAACTCTAGAAATCCACAGAGACTATCTCCAGTGTGAGAATTACCTGAGATGTGCACCTGAGTCGTGTCGGTGTCAGGCTCACACAGCTTCATGGTGCCGTCCCCCAGCGTCAGCTGCTGTTGGAAGTACGTCAGTAGATCGTCTATTTCCCGATCTTTCTCATTGTCCTCCAAGCTAAGGAGAGGGACAATCAAAAATTCACATCATCA
Encoded proteins:
- the fbxo9 gene encoding F-box only protein 9 isoform X3; its protein translation is MSELQPSSGGKKSVPKTAELKRRQEIANEEKARELFLKAVEEEQNGAVYEAIKYYKSAMHLVPDIEFKINYSRSPDPDRAGSYLEDNEKDREIDDLLTYFQQQLTLGDGTMKLCEPDTDTTQVHISALPFEVLMYIFRWVVSCDLDLRALEQLSLVCRGFYICARDPEIWRSACLRVWGRNCTKMLPFSSWREMFLERPRVRFDGVYISKTSYIRQGEESLDGFYRAWHQVEYYRYLRFFPDGQVMMLTTPEDPLVTVPRLRSKNSRVDSIMFGHYRLSQDTDNQTKVYVVVSKRKEEQKVAEYQRSRFCRRNPAPEAERAFHVGLQLSSGGRQRFNKLVWIHHSCQITYRSTGETVVTAFDVDKMYTPLFFARVKSYTAFSERPL
- the fbxo9 gene encoding F-box only protein 9 isoform X1, with product MAESNQNTVEEGEDENTEDSNLQLELSAFRAKWMSELQPSSGGKKSVPKTAELKRRQEIANEEKARELFLKAVEEEQNGAVYEAIKYYKSAMHLVPDIEFKINYSRSPDPDRAGSYLEDNEKDREIDDLLTYFQQQLTLGDGTMKLCEPDTDTTQVHISALPFEVLMYIFRWVVSCDLDLRALEQLSLVCRGFYICARDPEIWRSACLRVWGRNCTKMLPFSSWREMFLERPRVRFDGVYISKTSYIRQGEESLDGFYRAWHQVEYYRYLRFFPDGQVMMLTTPEDPLVTVPRLRSKNSRVDSIMFGHYRLSQDTDNQTKVYVVVSKRKEEQKVAEYQRSRFCRRNPAPEAERAFHVGLQLSSGGRQRFNKLVWIHHSCQITYRSTGETVVTAFDVDKMYTPLFFARVKSYTAFSERPL
- the elovl5 gene encoding elongation of very long chain fatty acids protein 5, translating into MEAFNHRVNTYIDSWMGPRDPRVRGWLLLDNYIPTFAFTVMYLLVVWMGPKYMKNRQPYSCRALLVPYNLGLTLLSLYMFYELVMSVYQGGYNFFCQNTHSGGEADNRMMNVLWWYYFSKLIEFMDTFFFILRKNNHQITFLHVYHHATMLNIWWFVMNWVPCGHSYFGATFNSFIHVLMYSYYGLSAVPALRPYLWWKKYITQGQLVQFVLTMFQTSCAVVWPCGFPMGWLYFQITYMITLILLFTNFYIKTYKRHAGSRKTDYSNGSINGHTNGVASNEKVKYRKPRAD
- the fbxo9 gene encoding F-box only protein 9 isoform X4, with the protein product MAESNQNTVEEGEDENTEDSNLQARELFLKAVEEEQNGAVYEAIKYYKSAMHLVPDIEFKINYSRSPDPDRAGSYLEDNEKDREIDDLLTYFQQQLTLGDGTMKLCEPDTDTTQVHISALPFEVLMYIFRWVVSCDLDLRALEQLSLVCRGFYICARDPEIWRSACLRVWGRNCTKMLPFSSWREMFLERPRVRFDGVYISKTSYIRQGEESLDGFYRAWHQVEYYRYLRFFPDGQVMMLTTPEDPLVTVPRLRSKNSRVDSIMFGHYRLSQDTDNQTKVYVVVSKRKEEQKVAEYQRSRFCRRNPAPEAERAFHVGLQLSSGGRQRFNKLVWIHHSCQITYRSTGETVVTAFDVDKMYTPLFFARVKSYTAFSERPL
- the fbxo9 gene encoding F-box only protein 9 isoform X2, producing the protein MAESNQNTVEEGEDENTEDSNLQLELSAFRAKWMSELQPSSGGKKSVPKTAELKRRQEIANEEKARELFLKAVEEEQNGAVYEAIKYYKSAMHLVPDIEFKINYSRSPDPDRAGSYLEDNEKDREIDDLLTYFQQQLTLGDGTMKLCEPDTDTTQVHISALPFEVLMYIFRWVVSCDLDLRALEQLSLVCRGFYICARDPEIWRSACLRVWGRNCTKMLPFSSWREMFLERPRVRFDGVYISKTSYIRQGEESLDGFYRAWHQVEYYRYLRFFPDGQVMMLTTPEDPLVTVPRLRSKNSRVDSIMFGHYRLSQDTDNQTKVYVVVSKRKEEKVAEYQRSRFCRRNPAPEAERAFHVGLQLSSGGRQRFNKLVWIHHSCQITYRSTGETVVTAFDVDKMYTPLFFARVKSYTAFSERPL